One genomic region from Cucumis melo cultivar AY chromosome 9, USDA_Cmelo_AY_1.0, whole genome shotgun sequence encodes:
- the LOC103502866 gene encoding uncharacterized protein LOC103502866 yields MDSRKKTGRGNDDEQEQIEQLLQAAQDDLILKLTLDSHMSRVSPNYLHSDLDRRFQALRSRPSSTAAAVPRNPRSSHPHIQSDSSSRPPPPIENLVVDGESQSILGDDLAARFAALKASLPSSTTPPSSSIPNDVDSADEEDEVEKLIQWAKDAARLDPSPPSEEDDEEEEFISSDEDVNDRIKERRKKKAG; encoded by the coding sequence ATGGATTCGAGAAAGAAGACGGGAAGAGGCAACGACGACGAACAGGAACAAATCGAGCAATTGTTACAAGCAGCTCAAGACGATCTTATCCTCAAATTGACCCTCGATTCTCACATGTCTCGTGTTTCCCCAAACTATCTCCATTCCGATCTCGATCGCCGTTTCCAAGCCCTAAGATCGCGTCCTTCCTCCACCGCCGCCGCCGTTCCCCGCAATCCTCGCTCTTCTCACCCGCATATTCAGTCCGATTCCTCGTCCCGACCCCCGCCGCCGATTGAAAATCTCGTCGTCGATGGCGAATCTCAGTCGATTCTCGGCGACGATCTTGCTGCTAGATTCGCTGCTCTGAAGGCGTCTTTGCCTTCCTCGACTACTCCGCCTTCATCCTCGATACCTAATGATGTTGATAGCGCGGACGAAGAGGATGAGGTTGAGAAGCTGATTCAGTGGGCTAAGGATGCCGCTCGACTCGATCCTTCGCCTCCATCtgaggaagacgatgaagaaGAGGAGTTCATCAGTTCCGATGAAGATGTCAACGATCGGATAAAAGAGCGTCGGAAAAAGAAGGCCGGATGA